From Dermatophagoides farinae isolate YC_2012a chromosome 10, ASM2471394v1, whole genome shotgun sequence, a single genomic window includes:
- the fne gene encoding ELAV like RNA binding protein found in neurons isoform X3, which produces MMISSADFEFDDNGGSTMNGLHESSSPINNHNGSIHSNSSVHSMEDSKTNLIVNYLPQTMTQEEIRSLFSSIGEVESCKLIRDKVTGQSLGYGFVNYVRADDAEKAINTLNGLRLQNKTIKVSFARPSSESIKGANLYVSGIPKTMTQQELESLFTPYGRIITSRILCDNITGLSKGVGFVRFDQRCEAEKAIKHLHNTIPDGSTEPITVKFANNPSTNAKALTPALAAYLSPQRRFPGPIHHPANRFRYSPLAGDILTNPLIAANATLNGGAGWCIFVYNLAPDTEESLLWQLFGPFGAVQSVKIIRDLQSNKCKGFGFVTMTNYDEALVAIQSLNGYTLGNRVLQVSFKTNKCKAA; this is translated from the exons atgatgatttcgtCAGCTGATttcgaatttgatgataatggtggttcCACCATGAATGGACTacatgaatcatcatcgcctattaataatcataatggaAGTATCCATAGTAATTCATCAGTACATTCAATGGAAGATAGtaaaacaaatttaattGTCAACTATTTACCACAAACAATGACACAGGAAGAGATTCGTAGCCTATTCTCATCCATTGGTGAAGTTGAATCATGTAAATTGATTCGTGATAAAGTTACAG GCCAATCATTAGGATATGGTTTCGTAAACTATGTTCGAGCTGATGATGCTGAAAAAGCAATCAACACATTGAATGGTCTACGATTGCAAAACAAGACAATCAAg GTATCATTTGCACGTCCAAGTAGTGAATCGATCAAAGGAGCCAATCTTTATGTAAGTGGTATaccaaaaacaatgacaCAACAAGAATTGGAAAGTTTATTCACACCATATGGCCGTATAATAACATCACGTATATTATGTGACAATATTACCg GTCTTTCAAAAGGTGTTGGTTTTGTACGTTTTGATCAACGTTGTGAAGCGGAAAAAGCTATCAAACATTTACATAATACAATACCGGATGGATCTACTGAACCGATTACGGTGAAATTTGCTAATAATCCTAGTACAAATGCAAAAGCATTAACACCAGCATTAGCTGCTTATCTATCACCACAACGTCGTTTTCCTGGACCAATTCATCATCCAGCCAATCGTTTCAG ATATTCTCCACTTGCTGGTGATATATTGACCAATCCATTGATTGCAGCCAATGCAACATTAAATGGTGGCGCTGGTTGGTGTATATTTGTATACAATCTGGCACCGGATACAGaagaatcattattatggcaACTATTTGGACCATTTGGCGCCGTACAAAGTGTCAAAATTATACGTGATTTACAATCGAACAAATGTAAAGGATTTGGTTTCGTTACAATGACCAATTATGATGAAGCATTAGTTGCCATACAAAGTTTAAATGGTTATACATTAGGAAATCGTGTATTACAAGTTTCATTTAAGACAAACAAATGTAAAGCTGCTTAA
- the fne gene encoding ELAV like RNA binding protein found in neurons isoform X2, with translation MMISSADFEFDDNGGSTMNGLHESSSPINNHNGSIHSNSSVHSMEDSKTNLIVNYLPQTMTQEEIRSLFSSIGEVESCKLIRDKVTGQSLGYGFVNYVRADDAEKAINTLNGLRLQNKTIKVSFARPSSESIKGANLYVSGIPKTMTQQELESLFTPYGRIITSRILCDNITGLSKGVGFVRFDQRCEAEKAIKHLHNTIPDGSTEPITVKFANNPSTNAKALTPALAAYLSPQRRFPGPIHHPANRFRYLHPSISPISRYSPLAGDILTNPLIAANATLNGGAGWCIFVYNLAPDTEESLLWQLFGPFGAVQSVKIIRDLQSNKCKGFGFVTMTNYDEALVAIQSLNGYTLGNRVLQVSFKTNKCKAA, from the exons atgatgatttcgtCAGCTGATttcgaatttgatgataatggtggttcCACCATGAATGGACTacatgaatcatcatcgcctattaataatcataatggaAGTATCCATAGTAATTCATCAGTACATTCAATGGAAGATAGtaaaacaaatttaattGTCAACTATTTACCACAAACAATGACACAGGAAGAGATTCGTAGCCTATTCTCATCCATTGGTGAAGTTGAATCATGTAAATTGATTCGTGATAAAGTTACAG GCCAATCATTAGGATATGGTTTCGTAAACTATGTTCGAGCTGATGATGCTGAAAAAGCAATCAACACATTGAATGGTCTACGATTGCAAAACAAGACAATCAAg GTATCATTTGCACGTCCAAGTAGTGAATCGATCAAAGGAGCCAATCTTTATGTAAGTGGTATaccaaaaacaatgacaCAACAAGAATTGGAAAGTTTATTCACACCATATGGCCGTATAATAACATCACGTATATTATGTGACAATATTACCg GTCTTTCAAAAGGTGTTGGTTTTGTACGTTTTGATCAACGTTGTGAAGCGGAAAAAGCTATCAAACATTTACATAATACAATACCGGATGGATCTACTGAACCGATTACGGTGAAATTTGCTAATAATCCTAGTACAAATGCAAAAGCATTAACACCAGCATTAGCTGCTTATCTATCACCACAACGTCGTTTTCCTGGACCAATTCATCATCCAGCCAATCGTTTCAGGTACTTACATCCATCGATTTCACCGATCTCAAG ATATTCTCCACTTGCTGGTGATATATTGACCAATCCATTGATTGCAGCCAATGCAACATTAAATGGTGGCGCTGGTTGGTGTATATTTGTATACAATCTGGCACCGGATACAGaagaatcattattatggcaACTATTTGGACCATTTGGCGCCGTACAAAGTGTCAAAATTATACGTGATTTACAATCGAACAAATGTAAAGGATTTGGTTTCGTTACAATGACCAATTATGATGAAGCATTAGTTGCCATACAAAGTTTAAATGGTTATACATTAGGAAATCGTGTATTACAAGTTTCATTTAAGACAAACAAATGTAAAGCTGCTTAA
- the fne gene encoding ELAV like RNA binding protein found in neurons isoform X1 codes for MMISSADFEFDDNGGSTMNGLHESSSPINNHNGSIHSNSSVHSMEDSKTNLIVNYLPQTMTQEEIRSLFSSIGEVESCKLIRDKVTAGQSLGYGFVNYVRADDAEKAINTLNGLRLQNKTIKVSFARPSSESIKGANLYVSGIPKTMTQQELESLFTPYGRIITSRILCDNITGLSKGVGFVRFDQRCEAEKAIKHLHNTIPDGSTEPITVKFANNPSTNAKALTPALAAYLSPQRRFPGPIHHPANRFRYLHPSISPISRYSPLAGDILTNPLIAANATLNGGAGWCIFVYNLAPDTEESLLWQLFGPFGAVQSVKIIRDLQSNKCKGFGFVTMTNYDEALVAIQSLNGYTLGNRVLQVSFKTNKCKAA; via the exons atgatgatttcgtCAGCTGATttcgaatttgatgataatggtggttcCACCATGAATGGACTacatgaatcatcatcgcctattaataatcataatggaAGTATCCATAGTAATTCATCAGTACATTCAATGGAAGATAGtaaaacaaatttaattGTCAACTATTTACCACAAACAATGACACAGGAAGAGATTCGTAGCCTATTCTCATCCATTGGTGAAGTTGAATCATGTAAATTGATTCGTGATAAAGTTACAG CAGGCCAATCATTAGGATATGGTTTCGTAAACTATGTTCGAGCTGATGATGCTGAAAAAGCAATCAACACATTGAATGGTCTACGATTGCAAAACAAGACAATCAAg GTATCATTTGCACGTCCAAGTAGTGAATCGATCAAAGGAGCCAATCTTTATGTAAGTGGTATaccaaaaacaatgacaCAACAAGAATTGGAAAGTTTATTCACACCATATGGCCGTATAATAACATCACGTATATTATGTGACAATATTACCg GTCTTTCAAAAGGTGTTGGTTTTGTACGTTTTGATCAACGTTGTGAAGCGGAAAAAGCTATCAAACATTTACATAATACAATACCGGATGGATCTACTGAACCGATTACGGTGAAATTTGCTAATAATCCTAGTACAAATGCAAAAGCATTAACACCAGCATTAGCTGCTTATCTATCACCACAACGTCGTTTTCCTGGACCAATTCATCATCCAGCCAATCGTTTCAGGTACTTACATCCATCGATTTCACCGATCTCAAG ATATTCTCCACTTGCTGGTGATATATTGACCAATCCATTGATTGCAGCCAATGCAACATTAAATGGTGGCGCTGGTTGGTGTATATTTGTATACAATCTGGCACCGGATACAGaagaatcattattatggcaACTATTTGGACCATTTGGCGCCGTACAAAGTGTCAAAATTATACGTGATTTACAATCGAACAAATGTAAAGGATTTGGTTTCGTTACAATGACCAATTATGATGAAGCATTAGTTGCCATACAAAGTTTAAATGGTTATACATTAGGAAATCGTGTATTACAAGTTTCATTTAAGACAAACAAATGTAAAGCTGCTTAA
- the fne gene encoding ELAV like RNA binding protein found in neurons isoform X5: MMISSADFEFDDNGGSTMNGLHESSSPINNHNGSIHSNSSVHSMEDSKTNLIVNYLPQTMTQEEIRSLFSSIGEVESCKLIRDKVTGQSLGYGFVNYVRADDAEKAINTLNGLRLQNKTIKVSFARPSSESIKGANLYVSGIPKTMTQQELESLFTPYGRIITSRILCDNITGVGFVRFDQRCEAEKAIKHLHNTIPDGSTEPITVKFANNPSTNAKALTPALAAYLSPQRRFPGPIHHPANRFRYLHPSISPISRYSPLAGDILTNPLIAANATLNGGAGWCIFVYNLAPDTEESLLWQLFGPFGAVQSVKIIRDLQSNKCKGFGFVTMTNYDEALVAIQSLNGYTLGNRVLQVSFKTNKCKAA; this comes from the exons atgatgatttcgtCAGCTGATttcgaatttgatgataatggtggttcCACCATGAATGGACTacatgaatcatcatcgcctattaataatcataatggaAGTATCCATAGTAATTCATCAGTACATTCAATGGAAGATAGtaaaacaaatttaattGTCAACTATTTACCACAAACAATGACACAGGAAGAGATTCGTAGCCTATTCTCATCCATTGGTGAAGTTGAATCATGTAAATTGATTCGTGATAAAGTTACAG GCCAATCATTAGGATATGGTTTCGTAAACTATGTTCGAGCTGATGATGCTGAAAAAGCAATCAACACATTGAATGGTCTACGATTGCAAAACAAGACAATCAAg GTATCATTTGCACGTCCAAGTAGTGAATCGATCAAAGGAGCCAATCTTTATGTAAGTGGTATaccaaaaacaatgacaCAACAAGAATTGGAAAGTTTATTCACACCATATGGCCGTATAATAACATCACGTATATTATGTGACAATATTACCg GTGTTGGTTTTGTACGTTTTGATCAACGTTGTGAAGCGGAAAAAGCTATCAAACATTTACATAATACAATACCGGATGGATCTACTGAACCGATTACGGTGAAATTTGCTAATAATCCTAGTACAAATGCAAAAGCATTAACACCAGCATTAGCTGCTTATCTATCACCACAACGTCGTTTTCCTGGACCAATTCATCATCCAGCCAATCGTTTCAGGTACTTACATCCATCGATTTCACCGATCTCAAG ATATTCTCCACTTGCTGGTGATATATTGACCAATCCATTGATTGCAGCCAATGCAACATTAAATGGTGGCGCTGGTTGGTGTATATTTGTATACAATCTGGCACCGGATACAGaagaatcattattatggcaACTATTTGGACCATTTGGCGCCGTACAAAGTGTCAAAATTATACGTGATTTACAATCGAACAAATGTAAAGGATTTGGTTTCGTTACAATGACCAATTATGATGAAGCATTAGTTGCCATACAAAGTTTAAATGGTTATACATTAGGAAATCGTGTATTACAAGTTTCATTTAAGACAAACAAATGTAAAGCTGCTTAA
- the fne gene encoding ELAV like RNA binding protein found in neurons isoform X7, translating into MMISSADFEFDDNGGSTMNGLHESSSPINNHNGSIHSNSSVHSMEDSKTNLIVNYLPQTMTQEEIRSLFSSIGEVESCKLIRDKVTGQSLGYGFVNYVRADDAEKAINTLNGLRLQNKTIKVSFARPSSESIKGANLYVSGIPKTMTQQELESLFTPYGRIITSRILCDNITGVGFVRFDQRCEAEKAIKHLHNTIPDGSTEPITVKFANNPSTNAKALTPALAAYLSPQRRFPGPIHHPANRFRYSPLAGDILTNPLIAANATLNGGAGWCIFVYNLAPDTEESLLWQLFGPFGAVQSVKIIRDLQSNKCKGFGFVTMTNYDEALVAIQSLNGYTLGNRVLQVSFKTNKCKAA; encoded by the exons atgatgatttcgtCAGCTGATttcgaatttgatgataatggtggttcCACCATGAATGGACTacatgaatcatcatcgcctattaataatcataatggaAGTATCCATAGTAATTCATCAGTACATTCAATGGAAGATAGtaaaacaaatttaattGTCAACTATTTACCACAAACAATGACACAGGAAGAGATTCGTAGCCTATTCTCATCCATTGGTGAAGTTGAATCATGTAAATTGATTCGTGATAAAGTTACAG GCCAATCATTAGGATATGGTTTCGTAAACTATGTTCGAGCTGATGATGCTGAAAAAGCAATCAACACATTGAATGGTCTACGATTGCAAAACAAGACAATCAAg GTATCATTTGCACGTCCAAGTAGTGAATCGATCAAAGGAGCCAATCTTTATGTAAGTGGTATaccaaaaacaatgacaCAACAAGAATTGGAAAGTTTATTCACACCATATGGCCGTATAATAACATCACGTATATTATGTGACAATATTACCg GTGTTGGTTTTGTACGTTTTGATCAACGTTGTGAAGCGGAAAAAGCTATCAAACATTTACATAATACAATACCGGATGGATCTACTGAACCGATTACGGTGAAATTTGCTAATAATCCTAGTACAAATGCAAAAGCATTAACACCAGCATTAGCTGCTTATCTATCACCACAACGTCGTTTTCCTGGACCAATTCATCATCCAGCCAATCGTTTCAG ATATTCTCCACTTGCTGGTGATATATTGACCAATCCATTGATTGCAGCCAATGCAACATTAAATGGTGGCGCTGGTTGGTGTATATTTGTATACAATCTGGCACCGGATACAGaagaatcattattatggcaACTATTTGGACCATTTGGCGCCGTACAAAGTGTCAAAATTATACGTGATTTACAATCGAACAAATGTAAAGGATTTGGTTTCGTTACAATGACCAATTATGATGAAGCATTAGTTGCCATACAAAGTTTAAATGGTTATACATTAGGAAATCGTGTATTACAAGTTTCATTTAAGACAAACAAATGTAAAGCTGCTTAA
- the fne gene encoding ELAV like RNA binding protein found in neurons isoform X4 translates to MMISSADFEFDDNGGSTMNGLHESSSPINNHNGSIHSNSSVHSMEDSKTNLIVNYLPQTMTQEEIRSLFSSIGEVESCKLIRDKVTAGQSLGYGFVNYVRADDAEKAINTLNGLRLQNKTIKVSFARPSSESIKGANLYVSGIPKTMTQQELESLFTPYGRIITSRILCDNITGVGFVRFDQRCEAEKAIKHLHNTIPDGSTEPITVKFANNPSTNAKALTPALAAYLSPQRRFPGPIHHPANRFRYLHPSISPISRYSPLAGDILTNPLIAANATLNGGAGWCIFVYNLAPDTEESLLWQLFGPFGAVQSVKIIRDLQSNKCKGFGFVTMTNYDEALVAIQSLNGYTLGNRVLQVSFKTNKCKAA, encoded by the exons atgatgatttcgtCAGCTGATttcgaatttgatgataatggtggttcCACCATGAATGGACTacatgaatcatcatcgcctattaataatcataatggaAGTATCCATAGTAATTCATCAGTACATTCAATGGAAGATAGtaaaacaaatttaattGTCAACTATTTACCACAAACAATGACACAGGAAGAGATTCGTAGCCTATTCTCATCCATTGGTGAAGTTGAATCATGTAAATTGATTCGTGATAAAGTTACAG CAGGCCAATCATTAGGATATGGTTTCGTAAACTATGTTCGAGCTGATGATGCTGAAAAAGCAATCAACACATTGAATGGTCTACGATTGCAAAACAAGACAATCAAg GTATCATTTGCACGTCCAAGTAGTGAATCGATCAAAGGAGCCAATCTTTATGTAAGTGGTATaccaaaaacaatgacaCAACAAGAATTGGAAAGTTTATTCACACCATATGGCCGTATAATAACATCACGTATATTATGTGACAATATTACCg GTGTTGGTTTTGTACGTTTTGATCAACGTTGTGAAGCGGAAAAAGCTATCAAACATTTACATAATACAATACCGGATGGATCTACTGAACCGATTACGGTGAAATTTGCTAATAATCCTAGTACAAATGCAAAAGCATTAACACCAGCATTAGCTGCTTATCTATCACCACAACGTCGTTTTCCTGGACCAATTCATCATCCAGCCAATCGTTTCAGGTACTTACATCCATCGATTTCACCGATCTCAAG ATATTCTCCACTTGCTGGTGATATATTGACCAATCCATTGATTGCAGCCAATGCAACATTAAATGGTGGCGCTGGTTGGTGTATATTTGTATACAATCTGGCACCGGATACAGaagaatcattattatggcaACTATTTGGACCATTTGGCGCCGTACAAAGTGTCAAAATTATACGTGATTTACAATCGAACAAATGTAAAGGATTTGGTTTCGTTACAATGACCAATTATGATGAAGCATTAGTTGCCATACAAAGTTTAAATGGTTATACATTAGGAAATCGTGTATTACAAGTTTCATTTAAGACAAACAAATGTAAAGCTGCTTAA
- the fne gene encoding ELAV like RNA binding protein found in neurons isoform X6, which yields MMISSADFEFDDNGGSTMNGLHESSSPINNHNGSIHSNSSVHSMEDSKTNLIVNYLPQTMTQEEIRSLFSSIGEVESCKLIRDKVTAGQSLGYGFVNYVRADDAEKAINTLNGLRLQNKTIKVSFARPSSESIKGANLYVSGIPKTMTQQELESLFTPYGRIITSRILCDNITGVGFVRFDQRCEAEKAIKHLHNTIPDGSTEPITVKFANNPSTNAKALTPALAAYLSPQRRFPGPIHHPANRFRYSPLAGDILTNPLIAANATLNGGAGWCIFVYNLAPDTEESLLWQLFGPFGAVQSVKIIRDLQSNKCKGFGFVTMTNYDEALVAIQSLNGYTLGNRVLQVSFKTNKCKAA from the exons atgatgatttcgtCAGCTGATttcgaatttgatgataatggtggttcCACCATGAATGGACTacatgaatcatcatcgcctattaataatcataatggaAGTATCCATAGTAATTCATCAGTACATTCAATGGAAGATAGtaaaacaaatttaattGTCAACTATTTACCACAAACAATGACACAGGAAGAGATTCGTAGCCTATTCTCATCCATTGGTGAAGTTGAATCATGTAAATTGATTCGTGATAAAGTTACAG CAGGCCAATCATTAGGATATGGTTTCGTAAACTATGTTCGAGCTGATGATGCTGAAAAAGCAATCAACACATTGAATGGTCTACGATTGCAAAACAAGACAATCAAg GTATCATTTGCACGTCCAAGTAGTGAATCGATCAAAGGAGCCAATCTTTATGTAAGTGGTATaccaaaaacaatgacaCAACAAGAATTGGAAAGTTTATTCACACCATATGGCCGTATAATAACATCACGTATATTATGTGACAATATTACCg GTGTTGGTTTTGTACGTTTTGATCAACGTTGTGAAGCGGAAAAAGCTATCAAACATTTACATAATACAATACCGGATGGATCTACTGAACCGATTACGGTGAAATTTGCTAATAATCCTAGTACAAATGCAAAAGCATTAACACCAGCATTAGCTGCTTATCTATCACCACAACGTCGTTTTCCTGGACCAATTCATCATCCAGCCAATCGTTTCAG ATATTCTCCACTTGCTGGTGATATATTGACCAATCCATTGATTGCAGCCAATGCAACATTAAATGGTGGCGCTGGTTGGTGTATATTTGTATACAATCTGGCACCGGATACAGaagaatcattattatggcaACTATTTGGACCATTTGGCGCCGTACAAAGTGTCAAAATTATACGTGATTTACAATCGAACAAATGTAAAGGATTTGGTTTCGTTACAATGACCAATTATGATGAAGCATTAGTTGCCATACAAAGTTTAAATGGTTATACATTAGGAAATCGTGTATTACAAGTTTCATTTAAGACAAACAAATGTAAAGCTGCTTAA
- the Rad23 gene encoding UV excision repair protein Rad23, whose amino-acid sequence MKIVIKTLQQETFDVDMDENDTVRKLKEKIHQVKGSEFMADWLKLIYAGKVLLDDSIIKDCKFEETRFVVVMVIKPKQPQQQSSSSSSSSTTTTTTTTTAATTETKTSETSNTTSSKSDSTVANVVDDGAKSSKESKKPETSTKTTTTTTSTTKESTATESAGTMPNINVSESTVVVGEDYERMVTQIMEMGYDRSSVERALRASFNNPDRAVEYLISGIPDFVAADAAPLAAATASSDRSSRSELSDTGSESNPFEFLRNQPMFRTMRQTVQSNPHLLNSMIQQISQNNPRLLELITQNQEAFLQMLNEPIESSVQQTTAGRGTGAAAAAASAAAVDGASEQPNPNLMNLIGTAHMTEQDKEAIDRLKALGFPEYLVIQAYFACDKNENMAANFLLSQGYDD is encoded by the exons ATGAAGATCGTCATCAAAACACTTCAACAGGAAACATTCGATGTGGAtatggatgaaaatgatacg GTACGAAAAttgaaggaaaaaattcatcaagtAAAAGGATCAGAATTTATGGCCGATTGGTTGAAACTAATATATGCCGGCAAAGTATTGTTGgatgattcaatcattaaaGATTGTAAATTTGAGGAAACAAGATTTGTTGTAGTTATGGTTATCAAACCAAAacagccacaacaacaatcatcatcatcatcgtcgtcatcaacaacaacgacgacaacaacaacaacagcagcaacaactgaaacaaaaacatctgAAACAAGTAACActacatcatcaaaatctgaTTCGACAGTCgccaatgttgttgatgatggtgcaAAAAGTAgtaaagaatcaaaaaaacctGAAACTTCCACaaaaacaactacaacaactacatcgacaacaaaagaaaGTACAGCTACTGAATCCGCCGGTACAATGCCTAATATAAATGTTTCAGAATCCACTGTGGTCGTCGGTGAAGATTATGAACGAATGGTAACACAGATTATGGAAATGGGCTATGATCGTAGTTCAGTTGAACGTGCACTTCGTGCTAGTTTTAATAATCCTGATCGTGCTGTCGAATATTTGATATCGGGTATACCCgattttgttgctgctgatgCTGCTCCATTAGCAGCTGCTACAGCATCATCAGATCGAAGTTCACGTTCAGAATTATCCGATACCGGTTCGGAATCGAATCCATTTGAATTTCTACGTAATCAACCAATGTTTCGTACGATGAGACAAACGGTTCAAAGTAATCCACATCTATTGAATAGTATGATACAACAGATAAGCCAAAATAATCCACGTCTATTGGAATTGATTACCCAAAATCAGGAAGCCTTTTTACAAATGTTAAATGAACCGATTGAATCATCAGTTCAACAGACTACGGCTGGCCGTGGAACCggtgctgctgctgctgctgcttcaGCTGCTGCTGTCGATGGTGCTTCAGAACAACCGAATCCAAATCTAATGAATCTGATTGGTACGGCTCATATGACCGAACAGGATAAAGAAGCCATTGATAGA cTTAAAGCATTAGGTTTTCCCGAATATCTTGTCATACAAGCGTATTTCGCCtgtgataaaaatgaaaatatggcGGCCAATTTTTTACTATCACAAggatatgatgattaa